In one window of Verrucomicrobiota bacterium DNA:
- a CDS encoding xanthine dehydrogenase family protein subunit M codes for PYRANAVEKSLEGQLLTAESIAAAAKRAANRIDPLNDIHASAEYRAHLARVNTQRALQLAASRI; via the coding sequence AACCCTATCGGGCGAACGCCGTGGAGAAGAGCCTTGAAGGCCAGCTTCTCACGGCGGAGAGCATCGCCGCCGCCGCAAAAAGGGCGGCCAACCGTATCGATCCCCTGAACGATATCCACGCCTCGGCCGAATACCGCGCGCACCTGGCCCGAGTGAATACGCAGCGAGCGCTCCAACTCGCCGCCTCGCGGATTTGA